One region of Syntrophales bacterium genomic DNA includes:
- a CDS encoding sulfur oxygenase reductase family protein: protein MKKENLQDSPIYVALNMSKVANNEESFELMHRVGPRVCITTATHPGFVGFMANFQTGILPLAGRYGGGKIHMEKELNPVRNYQYTMWKDWQDHDEFHEQQFDRIFELCGSCLGMVIEGPWEPVYRIVKAKMPSIRSMGQISDLGQDMLQQKDFIRFATPQRCVAIAEHTIAPGKETAFEEGAIETMEALSDSTGFLGYMILKQIGVCALGSFMLDPISMGESLQTLGANPPKNPKPLFKTLEAVPSPPEYLIHSEWDAAEMAQLGFAKVLVNHKIRKIHDDGVMAHLIRGPYIMFFQPMMEEPGWRSLLE, encoded by the coding sequence GTGAAAAAGGAAAATTTACAGGATAGTCCCATTTATGTCGCCCTCAACATGTCTAAAGTTGCTAATAATGAAGAAAGTTTTGAGTTAATGCATAGAGTGGGACCTCGGGTGTGTATCACAACTGCCACACATCCTGGATTCGTCGGCTTTATGGCAAATTTTCAAACGGGGATTTTGCCCCTCGCCGGCAGATATGGAGGAGGCAAAATTCATATGGAAAAAGAACTCAACCCTGTCCGTAACTATCAATACACGATGTGGAAAGACTGGCAAGATCATGATGAGTTTCATGAACAGCAGTTCGATAGAATTTTTGAGCTATGCGGCAGTTGTCTGGGGATGGTGATAGAAGGTCCATGGGAACCTGTTTATCGTATTGTCAAAGCCAAAATGCCGTCAATTCGATCTATGGGACAGATCAGTGATCTTGGTCAGGATATGCTACAGCAGAAAGATTTTATCCGCTTTGCAACACCGCAGCGATGTGTTGCTATCGCCGAACATACAATCGCTCCGGGAAAGGAGACGGCATTTGAAGAGGGTGCAATCGAAACGATGGAAGCTTTATCTGATTCAACCGGTTTTCTCGGGTATATGATTTTGAAACAAATTGGAGTTTGTGCGCTGGGCAGCTTTATGCTTGATCCAATCTCAATGGGAGAATCCCTGCAAACACTCGGGGCTAACCCTCCCAAAAACCCAAAACCCCTGTTCAAAACGCTGGAAGCGGTGCCAAGCCCACCGGAATATCTTATTCACAGCGAGTGGGATGCAGCTGAAATGGCTCAGTTAGGTTTTGCAAAAGTTTTAGTCAACCATAAAATCAGAAAGATTCACGATGATGGCGTTATGGCGCATCTTATTCGGGGACCGTATATCATGTTCTTTCAGCCGATGATGGAGGAGCCCGGTTGGCGGTCTCTGCTCGAGTAA